In the genome of Synergistaceae bacterium, one region contains:
- the speB gene encoding agmatinase — protein MSSRQTAFIACESSYLESKLVIFGAPFDGTSSYRPGSRFAGTAIRSESFGIETYSPYLGKDLGDFSVFDAGDLDLPFGNAEEALVQIEDAASRIISDGKIPLMIGGEHLVTLGAVRATVKEYHDIDILHFDAHADLRDEYLGEKLSHATVMRRCHDLVGDGHIFQFGIRSMTKDEDIWAAGHVTQRKYDFGTLEEVLCRLRSKKVYLTIDLDVLDPSIFPGTGTPEPGGVSFADLIAAIHSTGLIDIVGCDVNELAPHYDASGVSTITACKVIREMILTIM, from the coding sequence ATGAGTAGCAGGCAGACCGCATTCATAGCCTGTGAGAGCTCTTATTTGGAGTCTAAGCTTGTAATATTCGGTGCGCCTTTTGACGGGACCTCCAGCTACAGGCCCGGGTCGAGATTTGCCGGAACGGCGATACGCTCAGAATCTTTCGGAATAGAGACATACTCGCCATATCTCGGGAAAGACCTTGGGGATTTTTCAGTCTTCGACGCAGGGGATCTTGATTTGCCGTTCGGGAATGCAGAAGAAGCCCTCGTTCAAATTGAGGATGCTGCTTCCCGCATAATCTCCGACGGCAAGATACCTCTTATGATCGGCGGCGAGCATCTGGTAACACTGGGAGCTGTCAGGGCAACTGTAAAAGAATATCATGATATCGACATCCTCCATTTTGATGCCCACGCGGACCTGCGCGATGAATATCTCGGAGAAAAACTTTCGCACGCAACTGTGATGCGGCGCTGCCACGACTTGGTCGGTGACGGGCACATATTTCAGTTCGGGATACGCTCCATGACAAAAGATGAGGATATATGGGCCGCTGGGCACGTCACTCAGCGAAAATATGACTTTGGGACATTGGAAGAAGTTCTTTGCCGTCTCAGGAGTAAAAAAGTGTATCTGACGATAGACCTTGATGTGCTTGACCCCTCTATATTCCCCGGGACAGGTACTCCGGAGCCGGGGGGCGTTTCTTTCGCCGATCTCATTGCCGCCATTCACAGCACAGGGCTGATTGATATCGTAGGATGCGACGTCAACGAACTGGCTCCGCATTACGACGCAAGCGGGGTATCGACGATAACAGCCTGCAAGGTTATACGGGAGATGATATTGACAATCATGTAA
- a CDS encoding RsmD family RNA methyltransferase gives MRPTTGKVMLALFNILGQLDGRSFLDLFSGSGQIAAEAEARNARFVCCVESDRKRYARIVKTVPEEVKCLCMDVRRAVSRFVKNGENFDIIFADPPYNLGWGKEFPHLIESNDAVLAKGGVVILERSDREEAADLDPVKWEMEDRVYGGTILTFYRRRGA, from the coding sequence ATGAGGCCGACGACGGGCAAAGTTATGCTTGCCCTTTTCAATATACTTGGACAGCTCGACGGAAGAAGCTTTCTTGACCTGTTTTCCGGCAGCGGACAGATCGCAGCGGAGGCGGAAGCCCGCAATGCCCGATTCGTCTGCTGCGTGGAATCAGACAGAAAACGATATGCCCGAATAGTTAAAACAGTGCCTGAAGAGGTAAAATGCCTCTGTATGGATGTCAGGCGTGCTGTCTCAAGATTTGTTAAAAATGGCGAGAACTTCGATATAATATTTGCAGATCCGCCCTATAACCTTGGCTGGGGGAAGGAGTTCCCGCATCTTATCGAGTCAAATGATGCCGTCCTTGCCAAGGGTGGCGTGGTTATATTGGAGCGTTCCGACAGAGAAGAGGCAGCTGACCTTGACCCGGTCAAGTGGGAGATGGAAGATCGTGTTTACGGCGGTACGATCCTGACCTTTTACAGACGAAGGGGTGCTTAA
- a CDS encoding nucleotidyltransferase family protein, whose protein sequence is MYTPITGIVAEYNPLHRGHLHHLKKARELSDAEAVVVVLSSDFVQRGEPALLNKRSRTEAALDSGADLVMELPLVFSAHNAGVFANAAVDILGSTGIVTHLSFGLESPGWQMDEIADILTEEPEPFKFCLKEYLKKGYSFVEARSLALDEMIPGSAEKLRGSNNNLALAYIVRIHQKKWNMVPVHVQRLGAKYHNEDIAEYSSATAVRKALAEGRIEEALAQLPPASSAIVKSAVSEGQICVGNGKLWDMLRPMLLKATPEEISRCAEIGEGIEYRLREAALRCTSFEEWSSVCSSRRYPRGRIQRHGIHFLLGLEHWTNRAFQRIGPAYIRVLGMNDIGRKLLRRMRTKATLPVITRCGAAASISEYAGKMMDYECLGAELWQQMIPSGVYGKEHTRKIIIRKT, encoded by the coding sequence ATGTATACACCCATTACAGGGATTGTTGCCGAATATAATCCGCTGCACCGCGGTCATCTGCACCATTTAAAAAAAGCTCGAGAACTATCTGACGCTGAGGCTGTGGTCGTAGTTCTGTCATCTGATTTTGTACAGCGTGGCGAACCGGCACTGCTAAACAAACGAAGCCGCACAGAGGCAGCCCTCGATTCCGGGGCTGATCTTGTGATGGAACTCCCGCTGGTCTTCTCGGCTCACAACGCAGGGGTGTTTGCTAACGCAGCAGTTGACATCCTTGGTTCAACCGGAATAGTGACTCACTTGTCATTCGGGCTTGAATCCCCCGGCTGGCAGATGGATGAAATCGCTGATATTCTAACCGAAGAGCCGGAACCTTTCAAGTTTTGTCTTAAAGAATATTTAAAAAAGGGGTATTCTTTCGTTGAAGCGCGTTCATTGGCGCTTGATGAGATGATCCCCGGAAGCGCAGAAAAGCTGCGCGGCTCGAATAACAACCTTGCTCTGGCATATATTGTACGCATTCATCAAAAAAAATGGAACATGGTTCCTGTTCATGTACAAAGGCTTGGCGCAAAATACCACAACGAAGACATAGCTGAATATTCAAGCGCTACGGCTGTGCGCAAAGCACTGGCAGAAGGACGGATCGAAGAGGCCCTTGCCCAGCTTCCCCCTGCCTCGTCAGCCATAGTAAAAAGCGCAGTATCAGAAGGACAGATATGCGTCGGCAACGGAAAACTCTGGGACATGCTGCGTCCGATGCTCCTAAAGGCAACGCCAGAAGAAATATCACGCTGCGCTGAAATAGGTGAGGGCATAGAGTACCGTCTCCGTGAAGCAGCGCTCAGGTGTACATCCTTCGAGGAATGGTCATCTGTCTGTTCCAGCCGTAGGTACCCCCGCGGAAGGATACAGCGCCACGGGATACACTTTCTCCTGGGGCTCGAACACTGGACTAACAGGGCTTTTCAGCGCATCGGCCCGGCGTATATACGAGTGCTCGGAATGAACGACATCGGCAGGAAGCTTCTCCGCCGGATGCGCACAAAAGCAACACTGCCGGTCATAACGCGCTGCGGTGCAGCTGCCTCCATCTCAGAGTACGCTGGGAAAATGATGGACTATGAATGTCTCGGTGCCGAACTCTGGCAGCAGATGATACCCTCCGGGGTGTATGGGAAAGAACATACCCGCAAAATAATCATAAGAAAAACATAA
- a CDS encoding acetate kinase gives MKILVLNCGSSSFKYQLIDMDGEAVLANGLVERIGIAGSKIKHTKMGKKPVSRNVDFPTHTTAIKYVLDMLVDAEYGALRNLDELSAVGHRVVHGGEKFTASVLITPEVIKGIEEVIHLAPLHNPANLQGIRALMEVLPGVPNVAVFDTAFHQTMPPKAYIYGIPFKYYEEDRVRRYGFHGTSHFYVANRAAEILGKQIGSLKIVTCHLGNGSSITAVDGGKSVDTSFGYGTAEGVIMGTRSGNLDPSVMIFLMERLKDPKLVNNEVQKKSGLLGISGISSDLRDIEDAAANGNQRAKLAQDKLIYDVKKYIGSYSAAMGGIDVLVFTAGIGENGVEFRKEVCEGLEFMGIKIDSEKNNCRGKEVIFSTPDSHVTVMVVPTNEELVIARDTKRCSEAAK, from the coding sequence ATGAAAATTCTTGTTCTTAACTGCGGCAGTTCATCCTTCAAGTATCAGCTTATCGACATGGATGGAGAGGCCGTTCTTGCAAATGGGCTTGTCGAGAGGATCGGCATAGCGGGGTCCAAGATCAAGCACACAAAAATGGGTAAGAAGCCAGTCTCTAGAAATGTCGATTTCCCGACACACACTACAGCTATCAAATATGTCCTGGATATGCTGGTTGACGCTGAATACGGGGCTCTGCGGAATCTTGATGAGCTGTCCGCAGTAGGGCATCGAGTGGTCCACGGGGGGGAGAAATTCACTGCATCGGTACTTATAACGCCTGAAGTTATTAAGGGGATCGAAGAAGTCATTCATCTCGCACCGCTGCACAACCCCGCAAATCTTCAGGGTATCCGTGCCCTCATGGAGGTACTCCCCGGAGTACCCAATGTTGCAGTTTTTGACACTGCATTCCATCAGACGATGCCTCCCAAGGCGTACATCTATGGGATACCATTCAAATATTACGAAGAAGATAGGGTCCGCCGCTACGGATTTCATGGCACAAGCCACTTTTATGTGGCAAACAGAGCCGCAGAAATACTCGGAAAACAGATCGGATCACTAAAGATTGTTACATGCCATCTGGGAAATGGGAGCTCAATAACGGCTGTAGACGGTGGTAAGTCGGTAGATACAAGTTTTGGCTATGGAACTGCCGAGGGTGTTATCATGGGGACCCGCAGCGGGAACCTTGACCCGTCTGTGATGATATTCCTCATGGAACGGCTTAAGGATCCGAAACTGGTAAACAACGAGGTGCAGAAGAAGAGCGGTCTTCTAGGTATCTCAGGTATTTCAAGCGACCTCCGCGACATCGAAGATGCCGCTGCTAATGGCAATCAACGCGCAAAGCTGGCACAGGATAAACTCATATACGATGTTAAGAAATACATCGGCTCTTATTCTGCTGCGATGGGCGGAATAGATGTCCTTGTATTCACTGCCGGTATAGGAGAGAATGGGGTGGAATTCCGAAAGGAAGTCTGTGAAGGGCTTGAATTTATGGGTATCAAGATAGATTCTGAGAAGAACAACTGCCGCGGCAAGGAAGTCATCTTCAGTACGCCGGATTCACACGTGACCGTAATGGTTGTTCCTACAAATGAAGAGCTGGTAATTGCGCGTGACACAAAGCGCTGTTCCGAAGCGGCGAAATAA
- a CDS encoding aminotransferase class I/II-fold pyridoxal phosphate-dependent enzyme, whose amino-acid sequence MNDQNETPIYDAMQQYIKNRIVSFDVPGHKQGKGHKALVDAFGEKCVSMDLNSSKPLDNLTHPTGVIRRAEELAAEAFRASHAFLILNGTTAAVQNMIFCSCRQNDRIIMPRNVHKSVINAMVICGAIPVYVNPGVNPDFGISLGMSVEDVRRAISEYPDARAVFINNPTYYGVCSNLREIVKITHDAGMLALVDEAHGTHLYFGETLPAAAMDVGADMSAVSIHKTGGSLTQSSMLLLGPDVDAEAMRQTINLTQTTSGSYLLMISLDIARKNLFLNGKEIFKRVSALSSYARNEVNKIPGLHAFAEDIIDGDTVFDFDKTKLSIHTRAMGLAGIEVYDILRDEFGIQIEFGDIGNVLAIISVGDRELEIERLLGALSEIQRRFSREPMNMLDHEYINPLVAMSPQRAFYADKRSVPIEKSLGLISSELVMAYPPGIPILAPGERITAEIIDYVAYAKEKGCVMTGTKDMSMKNIETVEE is encoded by the coding sequence ATGAATGACCAGAACGAAACACCCATATACGATGCAATGCAGCAGTATATAAAAAACAGGATCGTATCCTTCGATGTGCCTGGGCACAAACAGGGCAAAGGGCACAAGGCTCTGGTGGATGCTTTCGGAGAGAAATGTGTTTCAATGGACCTTAATTCCAGCAAGCCGCTGGATAATCTTACACATCCGACAGGTGTCATACGCCGTGCGGAGGAGCTCGCGGCAGAAGCCTTCCGCGCGAGCCATGCATTTTTGATCCTGAACGGTACGACAGCGGCAGTGCAGAATATGATCTTCTGCAGCTGCAGACAGAACGACAGGATCATAATGCCGCGCAATGTTCATAAAAGCGTGATAAACGCAATGGTTATCTGCGGTGCAATACCGGTGTACGTAAACCCGGGAGTTAATCCTGACTTTGGGATAAGCCTTGGGATGTCTGTGGAAGACGTGAGGCGGGCTATAAGCGAGTATCCGGATGCAAGGGCCGTCTTCATCAACAACCCGACATATTACGGGGTATGCAGCAACCTCAGGGAGATTGTAAAAATCACACATGATGCCGGGATGCTGGCTCTTGTTGATGAAGCACACGGCACACACCTCTATTTCGGTGAAACCCTGCCTGCCGCAGCAATGGATGTCGGTGCTGATATGTCTGCCGTGAGCATCCACAAGACCGGCGGTTCTCTGACACAGAGCTCCATGCTCCTGCTAGGTCCCGACGTGGACGCAGAGGCGATGAGGCAGACGATAAATCTGACACAGACTACCAGCGGAAGCTACCTGCTTATGATCTCACTTGACATAGCAAGGAAGAATCTTTTTCTTAACGGTAAGGAAATTTTTAAAAGAGTATCTGCTCTGAGCAGCTACGCAAGGAATGAGGTAAATAAAATCCCCGGCCTTCATGCGTTCGCTGAGGACATAATAGACGGGGACACGGTATTTGACTTCGACAAAACCAAGCTGAGCATCCACACCCGTGCAATGGGGCTTGCCGGAATAGAGGTCTATGACATACTGCGTGATGAATTCGGAATACAGATAGAGTTTGGTGACATTGGCAACGTTCTCGCGATAATCTCAGTAGGGGACAGGGAGCTCGAGATAGAGAGGCTGCTTGGAGCTTTGTCCGAGATACAGCGCCGTTTCAGCAGAGAGCCTATGAATATGCTTGACCATGAATATATAAATCCCCTTGTCGCCATGTCGCCCCAGAGGGCCTTTTATGCAGACAAGCGCAGTGTGCCCATTGAAAAGAGTCTTGGCCTGATAAGCTCTGAACTCGTTATGGCGTATCCCCCCGGCATCCCCATCCTTGCACCCGGAGAGCGCATAACCGCCGAGATAATCGACTATGTCGCTTACGCAAAAGAAAAAGGATGTGTGATGACAGGTACAAAGGATATGTCAATGAAAAATATTGAAACGGTGGAGGAATGA
- a CDS encoding MFS transporter, giving the protein MANIQEKIDSSNIERQNRNNILSFTFLHFMNDLHSTSLPTIIPMLVNSISMSMSQAGLLSGLFGMTNILGQPISGYFADRLKRPWFAIWGPCLSVFGACMLPLAPNYAAALLFVGCISTGTALFHPQGTGRAGSAAGIKNLAFFISMFAAFGSLGSAIGPLYVVYMISLLGKKGFPFMLLPILLICLWLWKKVGGIQEDKILDIPYKKGSIPDFLCNIRHLLSKIGNVVFIASVRDATFQSIKLFMPMLIVINGGSIKAGGFSLFALTMASTIAGVIGGRLADTVGDKKVLIISVSISPILLITGLNLSGLLSLCTLMIGIALLEASAPVTTAMAQKRCPESRSSASSLSMGVSWGIANLFATPVGILADLIGLQATLQIIAFLPWVVTAWYIWKTLSAKNSPSA; this is encoded by the coding sequence ATGGCGAATATCCAAGAAAAAATTGACAGCTCAAACATTGAGCGGCAGAACAGGAATAATATTTTAAGCTTCACATTTCTCCATTTTATGAACGACCTTCATTCAACTTCGCTTCCAACTATCATACCTATGCTTGTGAATTCCATATCTATGTCTATGAGCCAGGCAGGTCTTCTGAGCGGGCTCTTCGGCATGACCAATATCCTTGGACAGCCAATATCGGGTTATTTTGCAGACAGGCTGAAAAGACCCTGGTTTGCTATATGGGGACCGTGCCTCAGTGTTTTCGGCGCATGCATGCTGCCGCTGGCTCCGAATTACGCGGCAGCGCTGCTTTTTGTGGGCTGCATAAGCACGGGCACTGCGCTGTTCCACCCACAGGGGACCGGACGTGCCGGCTCAGCCGCCGGCATAAAAAACTTGGCCTTCTTCATCTCAATGTTCGCAGCATTTGGAAGTTTGGGCAGCGCCATAGGACCTCTTTATGTCGTCTATATGATCTCTCTGCTTGGTAAAAAAGGATTCCCGTTCATGCTTTTGCCGATACTGCTGATCTGTCTCTGGTTATGGAAAAAGGTCGGAGGGATACAGGAGGATAAAATTTTAGACATTCCTTACAAAAAAGGAAGCATACCGGACTTCTTATGCAACATCCGCCACCTGCTGAGCAAAATCGGAAATGTTGTATTTATTGCAAGCGTCAGGGACGCCACGTTTCAGAGCATAAAGCTTTTCATGCCCATGCTTATAGTTATAAATGGAGGTTCGATCAAGGCGGGAGGATTTTCCCTGTTCGCCTTAACTATGGCAAGCACCATTGCAGGCGTTATCGGCGGCAGACTTGCGGACACTGTAGGAGATAAGAAGGTGCTGATAATATCGGTAAGCATCTCCCCTATATTACTGATAACAGGCCTTAATTTATCCGGTTTGCTTTCTCTCTGTACGCTGATGATAGGCATTGCTCTTCTTGAGGCAAGCGCCCCGGTGACGACTGCAATGGCACAGAAGCGCTGCCCTGAATCGCGCAGTTCGGCCAGCTCGCTATCCATGGGCGTCTCATGGGGCATTGCAAATCTTTTTGCAACTCCGGTCGGTATCTTGGCGGACTTAATAGGCCTTCAGGCAACGCTTCAAATAATCGCGTTTCTTCCATGGGTCGTCACTGCATGGTACATATGGAAGACTCTCTCCGCGAAAAACAGCCCCTCCGCCTGA
- the speE gene encoding polyamine aminopropyltransferase codes for MELWYTEDHSDNVKFSIRVNKQLYSARSSFQRIDIFEAEDFGRFLTLDGLMMVTEKDEFIYHDMIVHVPMATNPNISNVLVIGAGDGGTVRELTRYGSIVSIDMVEIDKMVVDACREFIPQTSSKLSDPRVTIFYADGLKFVRDKVGKYDLIIVDSTDPFGPGEGLFTKEFYGNCYKALTSDGILVNQHECPYYESYALSMKRAHRRIKELFPIARVYQAHIPTYPSGHWLFGFASKKIDPTADFDASRWNALGLKTKYYNTELHLGCFAIPNYVRELLDEADNE; via the coding sequence ATGGAGCTATGGTATACGGAAGATCACAGTGATAACGTAAAGTTCTCGATAAGGGTGAATAAACAGCTTTATTCGGCAAGGAGCAGCTTTCAGCGCATAGATATTTTTGAGGCGGAGGATTTTGGTCGGTTTCTTACTCTGGACGGGCTGATGATGGTTACGGAAAAAGATGAATTTATATACCATGACATGATCGTCCACGTGCCCATGGCGACAAATCCAAATATAAGCAATGTCCTCGTGATCGGCGCCGGAGACGGTGGTACTGTCCGTGAACTTACAAGGTATGGATCGATCGTAAGCATCGACATGGTCGAGATAGATAAAATGGTTGTGGACGCATGCAGGGAATTTATCCCGCAGACATCGTCAAAGCTTTCGGACCCGAGGGTCACCATCTTCTACGCGGACGGACTCAAGTTTGTCCGCGACAAGGTGGGGAAGTATGATCTGATAATTGTTGACAGCACGGATCCGTTTGGGCCGGGGGAAGGCCTCTTTACTAAGGAGTTCTACGGCAACTGTTACAAGGCCCTGACGAGTGACGGTATCTTAGTCAACCAACATGAATGTCCATATTATGAGAGCTACGCGTTGTCTATGAAGCGAGCTCACAGACGGATAAAAGAACTTTTCCCGATAGCTCGTGTCTACCAGGCTCACATTCCGACCTATCCTTCAGGACACTGGCTCTTTGGTTTTGCCTCGAAGAAGATAGACCCGACAGCCGATTTTGATGCGTCGAGGTGGAATGCTCTGGGACTCAAGACAAAATATTACAACACGGAGCTGCACCTGGGGTGCTTTGCCATTCCAAACTATGTCAGGGAATTGCTAGACGAGGCGGACAATGAGTAG
- the coaD gene encoding pantetheine-phosphate adenylyltransferase translates to MIRAVYPGSFDPITNGHIYIAERGAALFDELVVAVLVNPEKHSTFSEKERQIMAQEALIHLPNVKVKSFDGLLVDFMRQEQSRIIIRGLRALSDFEYEFQLAQMNRQLAPEIETFFIVTDAKYSYLSSRGIKDAFQFGGSVRDMVPPGVFRRLRERIPPRNI, encoded by the coding sequence ATGATAAGGGCAGTTTACCCGGGATCCTTTGACCCTATAACCAACGGACATATTTATATTGCAGAAAGGGGCGCCGCGCTTTTCGACGAACTTGTGGTAGCCGTGCTTGTAAATCCGGAGAAACATTCGACGTTCAGCGAGAAAGAACGTCAGATAATGGCGCAGGAGGCCCTTATACATCTTCCGAACGTAAAGGTCAAGTCATTCGACGGGCTGCTTGTGGATTTTATGCGACAGGAGCAGAGCCGGATAATCATAAGGGGCCTGCGTGCTCTCTCTGATTTTGAATATGAGTTCCAGCTCGCTCAGATGAACAGACAGCTTGCTCCCGAAATAGAGACTTTTTTCATAGTAACTGATGCTAAGTACTCATATCTTTCCAGCCGCGGCATAAAGGATGCGTTCCAGTTTGGCGGGTCGGTGAGGGATATGGTGCCGCCGGGCGTATTCCGGCGGCTGCGGGAGCGTATTCCGCCCCGTAACATATAG